Genomic DNA from Klebsiella variicola:
CGGTGGTGGTTTTCCCCGAGCCGGATTCTCCGACGAAGGCCAGCATTTCGCCACGCTGGATGGAAAAACTCACGTTGTGCACCACCTCGCGCCATTCGCCCCGCGAGCGGTAGCTGATGCGCAGATCTTCAACGGACAGAACGTTCATGGGCGTACTCCACTCCACTGGCGGCTAAGACGATTGGCGGCAAGGACCACGGCGACCACGGCGAGGCCGGGGAAGGTGGTCAGCCACCAGGCGGTCGACAGGTAGTTGCGACCTTCGGCGATCAATAATCCCCACTCCGGGACCGGCGGCGGGGTGCCGTAGCCGAGGAAGCTGAGGGTGGCCAGGGCCAACATCGCCTGTCCGAACTGCAGCGTCGCGAAAGCAAGCACCGCAGTGAGCGAGTTGGGCAGAATATGGCGCCAGAAGACGGCGAAAAAGGTGCCGCCGCTGCCCCGGGCCGCCTCGACGTAATCGCTGTGGCGCACGCGCACGACCTCCGCCCGCGCCAGGCGTGCGAAGCTGGCGATAGCCGCCACGCCAACCGCCACCGCCGCATTCACCGTGCCGAAACCAAGCAGAATAATTACCGTGAGCTGCAGCAGCAGGGAGGGGATGGCCAGCAGGACATCGACCAGGCGCATGATCGTGGATTCAACGCGTCCGGTCAGCGCCCCGGCGAGCGTACCAAGGGCGGTACCTACCACCAGGCCGATGGCGACGGCGATCAGCGCCGCCGACAGGGAATGTACCGCGCCGTAAACCACCCGCGTCCACAGGTCGCGCCCCAGCTGGTCGGTACCCAGCCAGTAGTGCGCTTGCGGCGCCAGGCGCTGAGCGCCGGGGATCCCTTCCAGCGGGTTAGCGGAGGTAAACCACTGCGGGGCGAGGGCCATTAACAGCGCAGTGATCATCACCGCCCACGCCAGCCACAGGCCAGGCTGCAGACGCACCCTGCGCCATTCCGGGCGGCGGCGAACCGCGATGGCATAATCGACCAGGCTCATTTCGCACCTCCGGCCTGTAAATGGAGTCGGGGATCCAGTCGCGGCATGACCAGGTCGACAAGCAGGTTTATCAGGACGAAACCGAGGGCGGAGATCATCACCACTGCCTGCAGCACGGCGATATCCTGGTTATTGACCGCCTGCTGGGTCAGTTGGCCGAGGCCGCTGCGGCCGAAGACGGTCTCAGTGATCAGCGCCCCGGCAATCAGCTCGCCCAGCAGCAGCCCGGCAATATTCAGCGCCGGCAGCAGGGCATTACCCATCACATGGTGCCAGAGGACGCCGGTCTCGCTCATTCCCTTGGCGCGGGCGACCGCGACGAAGGGCTGAACCGCCACCTGATCCATGCTGCGCATCAGGATCTGCGCCAGCGGGGCCGAAATGGGCAGCGCGACGGCGATAACCGGTAAAATCAGCCCTTCCAGTGGGCCGGGGTTGATCACCGGGATCCAGCGCAGCTGAAACGAGAAGAGCTGGATCAGGGCGATACCCAGCCAAAAAGTCGGCAGAGAGATAAACAGCACCGGCAGCGACTGCAGGAGGTTACTCAGCCAGCGCAGCCCCGGCAGACGCGAGGCGAAGGCGAGGGCGAAAGCCAGCGCCACGGCCAGCAGAAAGGCCGGCAGCGCGAGGCTTAAGGTATCCGGCAGGTTGCTGGCAAGCAGACTGCTGACCGGCAGACCCGCCTGCAGGGAATAGCCGAAGTCGCCGTGCAGCATCGCCAGCAGCGTGTGCAGGTACTGGCGCCACAGCGGGCTGTCAGCGCCGTAGGCCAGTCGCATGTCGGCGATTTGCGCCGGGCTCAGGCCAAGATCCGGATTCTGAAACTTGATCAGCACCGCATCTCCCGGCAGCACCTGCAGCAGGAAAAAAGTGAGGGTAAATGCCGCCCACAGGACCAGCAGCCCCTGGCCGAACCGTCGCAGAAGATAAGCGCTCATACCCGGCCTCTTAGTGCTTGTCCAGCCACGCGCCATAGAACGACGGACGACCGACGGCCTCGAAGCTGACGCCTTTGACCCACGGCGCGCCGGCGAACACCTGCGGCTCTTCGAAAATGGGGATCACATAGGCGTTATCGATCAGATAGCGCTGGGCGTCACCGGTTAACTGCAAGCGCTGCTGCGGCTCTACCGCCGCGGAGATGCCGGTCAGCAGGTCATTCAGCTTATCATCGCGGAAGTGCTGCACTTTATCGCTGGAGCCGCCTTTCTGCAGCAGCGCATCGCGGTTGTTGGGGAAGAACATACTTTTCACCACATCCGGGTCGGCGCGGCCCACTTCTGAGACGGTGAGCGGGGTTTTCTGCGGGTCAAGATTGTCCAGCGTACGGCTACCGGCATCCCCGGCTTTGACGGTCAACGCCACACCCACCTGGCGCCACTGCTGGGCGATCAGCTGCAGCACTTCCTTATTCTGCGGCTGCGGCAGCGATTCATATACCGTCAGCGCCAGCCGTTGGCCGTCTTTACTGCGAATACCGTCGGCGTCGGGCTTCCAGCCGGCGTCGTCCAGCAACTGTCGGGCTTTGGCCTGGTCGAAGGTCAGTTTATCGCTCAGATTGACATAGCCGGCGGCGGAGCTGGCCAGTACGGAGGTCGCTTGCGGGTAGTTAGCGGAGAATAGCGTCTCCACCACCTGTTTGGCGTTGGTGGCATGGAGCAGGGCCTGGCGCACCCGCAGGTCGGCGACCAGTGGGTTATCCGGGCGGAAGCTCAGGCTGTCGTTGACCCCGCGGGTAGGGGCGGCGTAGACCTTAAATCCCTGATCGGTCGCCTGCTTTTCATCGTAGGCCTGCACCTGGCGAATAAAGCCCGCCTGACCCGCCAGCAGCGCGCCGATGCGCACGCTGTCTTCCGGGGTCACAATATAGGTGATGCCGTCGAGGTTAGCGGGCCCCTGCTGGGCACTGTTTTTCGGCCCCCACTGATAGTCCTTGCGCGCCACCAGCGTCAGCTCGCGGCCTGGCTTTTCATCCTGCACCACAAAGGGCCCGGAGCCGATAATATGCCGGGCATCGCCCAGCTCTTCAAAATTGCGCTGCAGGGTGCTGAGTGATACCAGACCGGAGCCGATGGTGGCGGTTCCCTGCAGGAAGCCCGGCGACGGTTTGTTGAAGTAAAATTTCACCGTCAGCGGGTCGATCACTTCGCTGCGCTGGTAGTTATTGATGACCTCCGAGACGGGCAGGCGATGGGCTTTATCTCCCAGACCATAGGTGTCGAAGTTTTTGGCCACGGCGGCGGCGTCAAGCGGCGTGCCGTCCGAGAAGGTGACCCCTTTGCGCAGGTGGAAAGTGTACTCGGTTTTATCGGCATTGCTGGTCCAGCTCTCGGCAATCCACGGCTCAATCTCCAGCGTTTTCGGGTTCTGCCAGGTGAGCTTGTCGGTTATCTGATTGAGAATACCGCCATTCGGATAAAAGCCGCCGGCGGGCGGATAGAGATTGGTGTGCGGTTGCTGCTCCAGATAAATTAAGGTGCCGCCTTTAACCGGCGTGTCGGCGGCCCAGACGGAAAAGGCGCCGGAGAGAAACAGGGCGGCCAGCGCGGGCAGGCGAAAATGACGATGCATGGTGAATTCCTTTGTTATCTATTGTGTTGCCATCATCGGGCGCGGCTAAAAACAAAGGAACCAAGGAATTGCGCTAAGCATTTGCGGAAATTGGATTTACTTCGCGAGTGGGAAGCATGGGGCAAGCGCCTCTCCCGGGCGGGAGAGGCGTTGGTGATTAGCTGCGCAGGTCGATAACCATACGGCCGCGGATCTGACCCTGCTCCATCTCTTTAAAGATGGCGTTGATATCTTCCAGCGGGCGCAGGGTGACTTTCGGCACCACTTTGCCTTCGGCGGCAAACTGGAAGGCTTCCACCAGATCCTGACGAGTACCGACCAGAGAACCGACCACCTCGATGCCGTCGAGCACCAGACGTGGAATATCGAGGCTCATCGCCTCCGGCGGCAGGCCCACCGCGACCACGCGGCCACCGGCACGAACGGCATCCACCGCCGAGTTAAAGGCCGCTTTAGCTACCGCGGTCACCACGGCAGCATGCGCGCCGCCGGTTTTTTCCTGAATCACTTTCGCCGCATCTTCATTACGGGAGTTGATGGTCAGATCGGCGCCCATCGAGGCCGCCAGCTCCAGCTGCCCGTCGTTGACGTCGATAGCGATCACTTTGGCGTTAAAGACATTTTTCGCATACTGCAGCGCCAGGTTGCCCAGCCCGCCGAGACCGTAGATAGCGATCCACTGACCCGGTTTGATGTGAGAGACCTTGACCGCTTTGTAGGTAGTGACGCCCGCGCAGGTGATACTGCTGGCGGCGGCGGAGTCGAGGCCGTCCGGGACTTTTACCGCGTAGTTGGCGGTGACGATGCACTCTTCCGCCATGCCGCCGTCGACGGTATAGCCGGCGTTTTTCACCGAGCGGCACAGCGTCTCATTGCCGCTGTTACAGTAATCGCAGTGGCCGCAGCCTTCGAAGAACCACGCTACGCTGGCGCGATCGCCTGGCTTCAGGGAGGTGACGCCCGGTCCGACTTTTTGCACCACCCCGATCCCTTCATGGCCGAGAATGACGCCGGTTTTATCGCCAAAATCGCCGTTTTTCACGTGCAGGTCCGTATGACACACGCCGCAGCATTCCATTTTCAACAACGCTTCACCGTATTCCAGCGGGCGCAGCGTTTTTTCCGTGACGTTAACCTGATGGTCGTGGGTAACAACAGCAGCCTTCATGCCTGTCTCCTTGTGAGGGGATTGTTTAATTTTATTAATGCAATAGTACCCAATAAGGATTAGACGCGATGGAGAAAAATACAAGGCGCTTTAGTACAGGATGTGGTTTTTTGCTACAGCGGTAGCACAAAATTCAGGCAATACCTCTAATTTTGGTAGGTAATAATAGCGTCACTGAATGGTCATGTTTTCTTCATCACCCAACTCTATCGTTTTGCGCATCAATTTCTTATAACAACAGAGTGATACAACAATGCATCTGGTAAAAACCATCCTCACTGCCGGTCTGTTTCTGTCCGCCGCCGCGCAGGCGCAGAACGTACTGGAATTCCCCCAGCCGGAAAACAACCCGGAAGAATTTTACGCCGTCACCGAGATCCCGGCAGGGGGCATCATTAAGTATGAAACCGACGCCAAAACGGGGTTTATCATCGCCGACCGCTTTCAGTCGATGCCGGTGGCTTACCCGGCGAACTACGGCTCGCTGACCCAGTCGCTGGCCGGAGATGGGGACCCGCTGGACGTGGTGTTTTACACTCGCGCGCCGATGGCGCCGGGTACACTGATTAAGCTGCGGCCGATCGGTGTCCTTAAGATGATAGACGGCGGTGAGAAAGACGACAAAATCATCGCCGTGCCGGCCAGTAAAATTGACCCAACCTATGACGACATCAAGACCATCACCGATCTGCCAAAAATCGAGCAGCAGCGGCTGGAGGCCTTCTTCCGGGTCTATAAAGAACTGCCGGAGGGGCGTAAAAAGGTTGAGCTGGCCGGTTTTAACGATGCCGCCGCTGCGAAGCAGGAGATCAAATCGGCCTGGGAAGCCTGGAAAGCGAAGAACCCGCAATAATATTCATCGCGGGCGCTGTCCGGCGCCCGCGGCATTCGCTTTCATGATCCCTGTGGCGGCGAAATCACACGTCACACGGCAACGCTTATCTCACCATATTGCATCTTGACGCAGGATGAAGATGATGGTTGTATTGTACAACCATTTCATGTTTCGGACCCGCTGCCATGCCTGACACCCCCTTAATCCAACAGATTCGTACCGCCTCGCGGTTAATGGTGCGCGAGCTGGGCTTTATGAGCACCACGCTTGCCGCCACCCATTATTCACCTTCGGCGGTGCACACCCTGCTTGAGGTATCGATGAGGGGGGAGATGACGGCCGCGCAGCTGGTCACGTTGCTGGGACTGGATAAATCAAGCGTCAGCCGGATGGTCTCTCGTCTGCTGGCGGCCGGTGAGCTGGAGGAGCGTCCTTGCGCGGAGGATGCGCGCGCGAAATCACTCGCCCTGACGGCAAAGGGGCACGATACGGTGGCGAAAATTAACGCCTGGGGTACCCGTCAGGTGGTGGAGGCGTTAGACCATCTGGATGAGACGCAGCAGCACACTGTCGCCACTGGACTGGCGGCCTATGCCCGGGCGCTGGCGCAGTGTCGGGATAGCGCGCTCGCGGATACGGCTCCGCAAATTTCGCTGATGACCGGCTATCAGCCGGGGATGATCGGCCGGATAGCCCAGATGCACGGGGAGTATTACGCCCGTCATCATGATTTTGGCGCTT
This window encodes:
- a CDS encoding helix-turn-helix domain-containing GNAT family N-acetyltransferase gives rise to the protein MPDTPLIQQIRTASRLMVRELGFMSTTLAATHYSPSAVHTLLEVSMRGEMTAAQLVTLLGLDKSSVSRMVSRLLAAGELEERPCAEDARAKSLALTAKGHDTVAKINAWGTRQVVEALDHLDETQQHTVATGLAAYARALAQCRDSALADTAPQISLMTGYQPGMIGRIAQMHGEYYARHHDFGAFFEGKVASGVAEFATRLSSPANQIWLAIREGKIVGSLAIDGEGLGQQEAHLRWFILDDSCRGTGIGRRLLSEAMTFCDSRQFSAVQLWTFKGLDAARKLYESFGFTLTREWQGEQWGKVMTEQQFTRSGNTG
- a CDS encoding ABC transporter permease, with protein sequence MSLVDYAIAVRRRPEWRRVRLQPGLWLAWAVMITALLMALAPQWFTSANPLEGIPGAQRLAPQAHYWLGTDQLGRDLWTRVVYGAVHSLSAALIAVAIGLVVGTALGTLAGALTGRVESTIMRLVDVLLAIPSLLLQLTVIILLGFGTVNAAVAVGVAAIASFARLARAEVVRVRHSDYVEAARGSGGTFFAVFWRHILPNSLTAVLAFATLQFGQAMLALATLSFLGYGTPPPVPEWGLLIAEGRNYLSTAWWLTTFPGLAVVAVVLAANRLSRQWSGVRP
- the adhP gene encoding alcohol dehydrogenase AdhP: MKAAVVTHDHQVNVTEKTLRPLEYGEALLKMECCGVCHTDLHVKNGDFGDKTGVILGHEGIGVVQKVGPGVTSLKPGDRASVAWFFEGCGHCDYCNSGNETLCRSVKNAGYTVDGGMAEECIVTANYAVKVPDGLDSAAASSITCAGVTTYKAVKVSHIKPGQWIAIYGLGGLGNLALQYAKNVFNAKVIAIDVNDGQLELAASMGADLTINSRNEDAAKVIQEKTGGAHAAVVTAVAKAAFNSAVDAVRAGGRVVAVGLPPEAMSLDIPRLVLDGIEVVGSLVGTRQDLVEAFQFAAEGKVVPKVTLRPLEDINAIFKEMEQGQIRGRMVIDLRS
- a CDS encoding ABC transporter permease, which translates into the protein MSAYLLRRFGQGLLVLWAAFTLTFFLLQVLPGDAVLIKFQNPDLGLSPAQIADMRLAYGADSPLWRQYLHTLLAMLHGDFGYSLQAGLPVSSLLASNLPDTLSLALPAFLLAVALAFALAFASRLPGLRWLSNLLQSLPVLFISLPTFWLGIALIQLFSFQLRWIPVINPGPLEGLILPVIAVALPISAPLAQILMRSMDQVAVQPFVAVARAKGMSETGVLWHHVMGNALLPALNIAGLLLGELIAGALITETVFGRSGLGQLTQQAVNNQDIAVLQAVVMISALGFVLINLLVDLVMPRLDPRLHLQAGGAK
- a CDS encoding inorganic diphosphatase; amino-acid sequence: MHLVKTILTAGLFLSAAAQAQNVLEFPQPENNPEEFYAVTEIPAGGIIKYETDAKTGFIIADRFQSMPVAYPANYGSLTQSLAGDGDPLDVVFYTRAPMAPGTLIKLRPIGVLKMIDGGEKDDKIIAVPASKIDPTYDDIKTITDLPKIEQQRLEAFFRVYKELPEGRKKVELAGFNDAAAAKQEIKSAWEAWKAKNPQ
- a CDS encoding TIGR04028 family ABC transporter substrate-binding protein encodes the protein MHRHFRLPALAALFLSGAFSVWAADTPVKGGTLIYLEQQPHTNLYPPAGGFYPNGGILNQITDKLTWQNPKTLEIEPWIAESWTSNADKTEYTFHLRKGVTFSDGTPLDAAAVAKNFDTYGLGDKAHRLPVSEVINNYQRSEVIDPLTVKFYFNKPSPGFLQGTATIGSGLVSLSTLQRNFEELGDARHIIGSGPFVVQDEKPGRELTLVARKDYQWGPKNSAQQGPANLDGITYIVTPEDSVRIGALLAGQAGFIRQVQAYDEKQATDQGFKVYAAPTRGVNDSLSFRPDNPLVADLRVRQALLHATNAKQVVETLFSANYPQATSVLASSAAGYVNLSDKLTFDQAKARQLLDDAGWKPDADGIRSKDGQRLALTVYESLPQPQNKEVLQLIAQQWRQVGVALTVKAGDAGSRTLDNLDPQKTPLTVSEVGRADPDVVKSMFFPNNRDALLQKGGSSDKVQHFRDDKLNDLLTGISAAVEPQQRLQLTGDAQRYLIDNAYVIPIFEEPQVFAGAPWVKGVSFEAVGRPSFYGAWLDKH